In Diabrotica undecimpunctata isolate CICGRU chromosome 4, icDiaUnde3, whole genome shotgun sequence, a single genomic region encodes these proteins:
- the Zwilch gene encoding uncharacterized protein Zwilch: MICDYILKDLPSYLKDLLSDTDLDKIQLVCKSKSLDNENDFTQSVSICKEEIDSENKLDVTGSPLKVPLSGNETLIIEDVRIVQTWTESETKQIPMPIQEARNYLNSRTRNRANHPVFVICDGCNPLSTVILGIWEHRNKIFTCTVSILGCFSKSDEKVALSTMEKSHLLLTRSLKCKIDYIITFKYFIFGSFLQNVKDIYSCEDSGSVCIETSFNKKCGFHNPSTLADGMKINVQVITGHRNSSLFFLWEDLMLLNNYIKVTSSVNKKIPETEICNNPLSSEDIYNNLNDIVNTSLVKRELKTEFGLNNMRLPNIIDKIWSILKNCQDLRVLREAFHFFFEELAESTSNIRLSPDTTSNMAFIINGILDGKLAVPTIDCGQALEFLIEIVAEKLKNDYQSILKNFCVSLSKIISSKWKELDDKLSVEETHRKTRITHVLKEDKTTLKNSLAKLEFLSRLHVISEFIYLVKGGAFLPEKTFGYFCEKACKAYLIENVPLPEFKNLLEKPVCNFSMEINSSGNDIVEKKIPDFCSVKMTSIKDNSEIKTIYLLSKNKIFPPNIFDDYEIVKNDESMLYYVYKMESKCVKI, from the exons ATGATTTGTGATTATATTTTGAAAGATCTTCCATCATATTTAAAAGATCTGCTTTCAGATACTGATTTAGATAAGATTCAGTTAGTTTGTAAAAGTAAATCATTGGATAATGAAAATGATTTTACACAATCAGTATCCATTTGCAAGGAAGAAATTGATAGTGAAAATAAATTAGATGTAACAGGAAGTCCTTTAAAAGTACCCTTATCGGGAAACGAGACACTTATCATCGAAGATGTCCGAATAGTTCAGACTTGGACAGAATCTGAGACAAAACAAATCCCTATGCCCATACAGGAAgcaagaaattatttaaacagtaGAACAAGGAATAGAGCAAACCACCCGGTTTTTGTAATATGCGATGGTTGTAACCCTTTAAGTACTGTTATCTTGGGCATCTGGGAACACAGGAATAAAATATTCACTTGCACTGTAAGCATACTTGGATGTTTCTCTAAATCAGATGAAAAAGTGGCTCTCAGTACAATGGAAAAAAGTCATCTATTGTTAACCAGAAGCCTAAAGTGTAAAATAGATTATATaattacatttaaatattttatttttggatCATTTTTACAAAATGTTAAGGATATTTATAGTTGTGAAGATTCTGGTAGTGTATGTATAGAgacaagttttaataaaaaatgtggtTTTCATAATCCTTCCACTTTAGCCGATGGAATGAAAATAAATGTACAAGTTATCACTGGGCACAGAAACTCTTCATTATTTTTCCTGTGGGAAgatttaatgttattaaataattatattaaagttACAAGCTCTGTCAATAAAAAAATTCCAGAaacagaaatatgtaataatCCTTTATCAAGTGAAGATATTTATAATAACTTAAATGATATTGTGAATACAAGCCTAGTAAAAAGGGAGCTGAAGACTGAGTTTGGATTAAACAATATGAGATTACCCAATATTATAGATAAAATATGGAGCATTTTGAAGAATTGTCAAGACTTAAGAGTTCTCAGGGAGGCTTTTCACTTCTTTTTTGAGGAACTTGCTGAATCAACATCGAATATCAGGCTCTCACCAG ATACTACATCGAACATGGCATTTATAATAAATGGTATTTTGGATGGAAAACTTGCAGTGCCAACAATTGATTGTGGACAGGCCTTGGAATTCTTAATCGAGATAGTAGCAGAGAAACTAAAAAATGATTATCAATCAATACTCAAAAATTTTTGTGTATCACTCTCCAAAATAATTTCTTCAAAATGGAAAGAACTAGATGACAAGCTATCTGTAGAAGAAACTCACAGAAAGACCAGAATAACACATGTTTTAAAAGAAGATAAAACAACCCTTAAAAATTCATTAGCAAAATTAGAATTTTTATCCCGGCTTCATGTTATTtcagaatttatttatttagtaaaaGGTGGAGCATTTTTGCCGGAAAAAACATTTGGTTATTTCTGTGAAAAGGCCTGCAAAGCTTACTTAATTGAAAACGTTCCACTacctgaatttaaaaatttattagaaaAACCCGTTTGTAATTTTAGTATGGAAATTAATAGCTCAGGTAATGATATTGTTGAAAAAAAGATACCTGATTTTTGTTCTGTTAAGATGACATCCATAAAAGATAACTCAGAGATTAAAACTATATATTTATTATCTAAAAATAAGATTTTTCCTCCTAATATATTTGATGATTATGAAATTGTTAAAAATGATGAAAGTATGCTTTACTATGTTTATAAAATGGAAAGCAAATGTGTcaaaatttaa